In Cyclopterus lumpus isolate fCycLum1 chromosome 13, fCycLum1.pri, whole genome shotgun sequence, the genomic window TGTTGCCAAATCCTATTGAGATCTAGCAATGAGCTGTCATTCACATTTCAATGGAGAATGTCAAAGAAGTGTCATGTagttggaaaaataaaaccatttgTAAACTGCTGGTAGTCTTGAATTGCTCAATGTTAAATACTATAGGGgctttaaaacaataacatcaCCTCATTCTGATAATGCACTTTTATATGATtttgatattgtttttattgattatatcatctgtttttattttaacaccagTGACCAAATTGATTCATAACGTTAAGGAATATATTTAACTATGGGTAATAATGTACATAATAGGAGCAAAAACGGTAAACAGGAAAATGTACAAAGACATTGGGGAAAGTTATGGGTAAGGATAAAGGTGGACCACGAAGAAATACAGAAAGCAGCATTAACAACACActactgccatctagtggtgaaaTGGAACTGTTCATATTTGAGGAGTAGATGCTAATAAACTATGTCTATATCTATTATATTCATCAGGGGAAAGGCTAGTAAAAGAAATACATGAAATGAGAATGTAATAAAGCTGATCTCCTAAAATTTGTCAGTGGCAGATTTCGACATCAGGTGTTTCCAAGTGTTCTTTTCTGGCCTTAGAAGGATTATGTAGCACTTTGGTGCAAAGATGCAACCCAACAGTCCATAACTGGAGGCCAAGATAGCAAACACCTCTGTGGCTGTGGAGTACATCCCGGGGGGAGCTGATGTAGGCAGGAACAAAGGCTATCCACACTGCACAAAAAATGAGCATGCTGAAGGCGATGAGTCTGGCCTCATTGAAATTGTCCGGTAGTTTCCTTGCCAGGAAAGCCAACACAAGGCAGAGGCAGGCCAGCAGGCCAATGTAGCTCAGGACGAGAGCAAATGCTACAGGTGAACCTTCGCTACATAAGAGAATGATGCTCTTTCGTGGCATCAGTTGGTGTGGAGTGGGAGGAGCAACAACCAGCCACACTGCGCAGATTATTACCTGCAATAAAAGAAACGTGTCTTATTTAGATATTTGAGAAAATACCCTAATCAAGGTGCATAATGAGTCAGAAAATCCTTACCTGGACCAGTGTACAAAAAGTAATGATTGCCTTTTGCTGTGCAGGCCCAAACCATTTAATTACATTGATGCCTGGAAGTGTGGACCTGAAAGCCATTAGCACCACTATAGTTTTCCCCAGAACACAAGAGATACAGAGGACAAAGGTGATGCCGAATGCTGTGTGTCGCAGCATGCAGGACCACTCAGTGGGCCGGCCTATGAAGGTCAGagaacacaggaaacacagagtcaaggagaagagcagcaggaagctCAGCTCCGAGTTGTTGGCCTTGACAATGGGGGTGGCTCTGTGACAAGAGAATATGAAGGCCACAACACAAGTGCAGAAGGAGCCAATGAGGGAAATAGCCATCAGGGTGATGCCCATAGTGCTGCTATAGGAGAGGAATTCCACCTGTTTGGGGATACAGGCCGTCCTCTCAGCATTGGACCAGAACTCTGACAGGCAGCGCACACACTCTATGGCATCTAACGGAAAGACAAGAAGACTTTAGCTGTTATTGCGTGTTTTCACCACTGCAACTGTAGGTTTATTTCTACGACACAATGTGGGCAAGTAGCCTTTTCTCACCAGTCTGATTGCTAATCTCGCCAGCTGTGCAAACCACACAATCATGGCAGCAGATAGGGAAGTTTGGTCTGATTGCCTTCCGGGTACTTGGGGGACAAATGCTGCTGCATACTGACAAGGGAATCTAGGCAAACAAGGGAGCATACACTACACTGATCACAAcacataataatacaaaatatgattaaacaaaatgcaattccaaattacattattttattttattgagatTCCTACTTCGGTTTGGTTGCCATTCCATTCAATTATATGTTCCTGGATCTGGAGTTTTTGCTTTCCACCTGTGGTCGTCTCATCAAATTTGCCAATAGTGACTAACTCCATTTCACCATCCGGTCTTAGCTGCCAGTTCACCAGGTCATACATGGCTGCAGGGTCACCGTTCTCATCAAACTTGGTTTCATCGccaaaggagttcaagtattCCACACCTTGTATGTAATGAAGAAACTAACGGAATACAGTGCATAACAGTTAGTTTAACAATCTATATTTTAGCATCACTGTAATCTTTGTTTATCTGGAGTAAATTAGTGAACATGTGGGATGATACCTGCCATGGCTGTATATTGTCTTCATCTGGACAGGCCTGCTGAGGAAATGGCCCATTTCCTTTTACACAACTTCTCATTGCC contains:
- the LOC117741238 gene encoding LOW QUALITY PROTEIN: extracellular calcium-sensing receptor-like (The sequence of the model RefSeq protein was modified relative to this genomic sequence to represent the inferred CDS: inserted 2 bases in 1 codon; deleted 1 base in 1 codon), which codes for MTLPVLEKKGDIILGGLFSLHDMVVEPSLSFTSSPPPEQCTRFNFRTFRWMQTMIFAIEEINRDGKLLPNITLGYRIYDSCSTPHQALKAAMELVGSERSSEVEGETQSKGTCRGTIPALIGDGGSTQSLVVARFLGVFHVPQVSYFSSCACLSDKKSFXCFLRTMPSDFFQVDALVQLVMHFGWTWVGVIAGDDAYGLGGANIFADEVRKLGACVALHEVIPKNRAQTTISSIVSKIRSSGARVILVFAVEQDAAALFDEVLREGLTGIQWLASEAWSTAAILSTPKKHHHILQGSMGFAIRRAHIPGLQEFLLHLHPSSPDALGDPFLIPFWEEVFQCRLGVQAEGQEHNIEGKPPCSGAEDLGSVTNIYSDVSQLRISYNVYKAVYAIVHALKAMRSCVKGNGPFPQQACPDEDNIQPWQFLHYIQGVEYLNSFGDETKFDENGDPAAMYDLVNWQLRPDGEMELVTIGKFDETTTGGKQKLQIQEHIIEWNGNQTEIPLSVCSSICPPSTRKAIRPNFPICCHDCVVCTAGEISNQTDAIECVRCLSEFWSNAERTACIPKQVEFLSYSSTMGITLMAISLIGSFCTCVVAFIFSCHRATPIVKANNSELSFLLLFSLTLCFLCSLTFIGRPTEWSCMLRHTAFGITFVLCISCVLGKTIVVLMAFRSTLPGINVIKWFGPAQQKAIITFCTLVQVIICAVWLVVAPPTPHQLMPRKSIILLCSEGSPVAFALVLSYIGLLACLCLVLAFLARKLPDNFNEARLIAFSMLIFCAVWIAFVPAYISSPGMYSTATEVFAILASSYGLLGCIFAPKCYIILLRPEKNTWKHLMSKSATDKF